A single region of the Thermodesulfatator indicus DSM 15286 genome encodes:
- a CDS encoding AsnC family transcriptional regulator translates to MLDSLDKKIIAALSEGLPLTLRPYEDLAKNLDISEEELFSRIKKLKEKGVIRRLGGTIRHDQAGIKGNVMVAWIVPSNRLDEVGQKCARYPFITHCYVRETAPDWPYNFYTMVHAENETECLKLVENLAEELNLKDYELLFTKKEIVRRMRRYFSEEI, encoded by the coding sequence ATGCTTGATAGTCTTGATAAAAAAATAATAGCCGCCTTAAGTGAAGGATTACCTCTTACTCTTAGGCCTTACGAGGATCTTGCCAAAAATTTGGACATTTCAGAAGAAGAACTTTTTTCGCGAATTAAAAAACTCAAAGAAAAAGGAGTTATAAGGCGCCTTGGAGGCACCATTAGGCACGACCAGGCTGGCATTAAAGGAAACGTTATGGTGGCCTGGATTGTCCCCAGCAACCGCCTCGATGAAGTGGGGCAAAAATGTGCCCGCTATCCTTTTATTACCCACTGCTACGTAAGAGAAACAGCGCCTGATTGGCCTTACAACTTCTATACCATGGTCCACGCTGAAAACGAAACAGAATGCCTAAAACTCGTTGAAAACCTTGCCGAAGAACTAAACCTTAAAGATTATGAACTTCTTTTTACCAAAAAAGAAATCGTGCGCCGTATGCGCCGCTATTTTTCTGAAGAAATCTAA